aaaaatatattttctcgGTGGGGAAGCTACCAGATAAGAGATGTTTTGCATTTTAGTGCCTTCATTGCTGCTTTTGCAAACACATGAGCAGCCTCTGCCTCAGCTTCTGCAGCCTCTGCCTCCCTCGCTGCTAACTCTGCTTCAGCAATGGCGGCTTCTGCCTCTGCAACTGCCTTTGCAGCTGCCACAGCTGCCTCTTGAGCTGTCATGCTCTTTGCTTTCGATATATCCGCATCAACTTGGGATTTTGAAAGGATGTTGACATCATGACTCTTCTCTGCTTCTGGAGAATCTCTGGGCCTCCCTTCCTGCAGTAAAGTGGAAGAAGAGTATCTTCTTTTCTCAGAGCCTGTCGAACTTGGACTAATCTTGTACCTCTGTTGTACCTGTCAAtaggattaaaaaaaaaacgaaaagagaaaagaaaaaaaaacacccTTATCAATATTGAATTTGACTACTTGTCAATTGAGTGTGTTAAAATGGGAGTTTTGGTAGAGGAGCCAACTGCCAATATGCTAGTCTCCTTGTAATATATTTTAACTTCTATTATATAATacataagataagataaatcaAATTCTAATTTGTATATAGAATGCTTTATGTTAAATATATTACACAAATGAAActaaactatatttttatatattgaaggaattaatttttatatatttaaagaacaaggatcAACTCCTTATGcatttagattttaattttattttttgataattttatatatatatttaattatgaataGGTCAACCAATTCAACCAGTGACCCACTTCATGAACCAGTGACCAAGTAATCTAACCGAATCAATTGATGGTTCGTTTCTAATATTCATAGCAGAATTACCTTGATTATTTTGCCAATATCCACCATATGCTTCAGTCTTGTTCGCAGTAACTTTCCAAGGTTTGTAGGAGATTGATAATTTTCCTGAAGCGATGAGAAGGTTTAGCATTACTTTTGATGAGATGGTGCATGTAAACAGACATCAGATTGCAAATGTCATCAGTATTCACTGATGTTTTAAAGTTAAGTCACAGGTTATTTGAGAAGACAAGATCAGATGAATGAAGCATAGTATGATTGGTTGAACTTTGCTATGCTTTTGTGAACCATTGTAGAGAAAAATTAACAGTTTCTAACTTGAAAGGGGAGAGCACATGCAAAGtattttcaaaaaagaaatGTTTATATACATAGAAAGGACTCCAGTTTTCTAATGCGTTTTGCCAGGTCTTTTGCGTCGGATGTCAAACCTGTTTGATATTTCAGGCAactaataagaaaaaatatcacTTTATGGGCATACAAGAGAAATATTTTCGGTCAGCATCCAAGTTTTCTAATTCTGCAAGAACAAACTCAAACCAAGGCCATTCGTAGTTATATCTATTTTGAAATAGAAATATAATATGCAATTCGATATATAAAAGAGAAATCATTTGGTTTATCaagtgaaaataaaataatttaccGAGAAGTCTAATGTAAATCAATTCATGAGACTGGGAAACTTTGAAGATCATTTGTTACTTGGACTTGTTATGTTTAGAATTGATAGTACTAAGTAAGATGAAGTAGAAATACCTCTATGTATGAAGCAATGGCATTCCTGTCAGAACCCCTTGGCTCCTTCAAACTGATAATAGCCTCTAATATATGATCATCCAGCCTGCCACCATTCACAAGGATATTGTTACATACTTTTCACCATTTCAGCACAAGATGGCATGTTGTCATGAAAAATGGCATCAAGAAAGAAAACTATTTATCAGCTATTTGTAACTGACGTAAACCCTAAATATAATAGAAATCAAGTAATCAACAATAACTGAATTTAGAATTAATGCACACCAGTATATGACAAGAAAAATATACCGAAGCATTATGTCTTTAAACAAAGAAGAAAGGGTAGTCCGATGCAGAAGCATCTCGAATTAATGTAGGGTCCAGGGAAGGGTCGCACCCAAAGGGTGTAACATATGCAGCCTAACCTGATAATTACATCAGTGGCTATTTCCACAGCTTGAATCCGTGACATTGAGGCCATACGAAGACAACTCAACCATTGCTCCAACGCTCTCCTTCTCTTTAAACAAAGAAATAAAAGGATTTGCTAATTCTTTATGGTATTTTCTTATGACATGCTACGAGGAATACATATGAGCATAGCAGAACCTTCAGATCTAAATCATgaataaataaagtaaaaatcATGTTACTTCATGCAAAGGAAATGAACCATTGAATTATTCTTTTTGATTCTTATATCTGCCATCCTTTGTGCAGAAACATCATGTAGAGCCAagccaaaaataaaatatctcaTCCATAAAATTTATCCTATAATCTTGGAACTAATTACTTGTAACGGAAGTAACATCTACAATTTTACAATGTCCAGATGCTTTCAATAGGAAGATCAAACCAAACAAACACCACAGTCATGATGATAAATTTTTTCTGTAGTCTAAATAACAGATAGAAAATAGAGGAAACTTTCTAACCTTGATAATTGTTGTTTTGAATTATGAGATGGCAATGACAGACCACATATTGCTAGGGGCTTAGTTTCGAGAACATTTTCATCATGTCGAACTGCTGTACTCAAGGCCATATGATTGTTGTCGATTTTAGGGGCTGGTAGTAGTAGGTTCTTTTTAAGGGCTAGCTTGGCCTTCTGCCGGGATCCCCATATTGCTGTGACATTTATATTCCTCCATTTATCCTGTTTACATTTCAAATCGTATGTACAAGTCATCAAAGGTATCCAATATAACTTTGCAGTTTTATTAAAACAAATTGTTCGGCAAGTGCAGTTGTGAAATCCCCAACCTAAAAGAGCAATAAAACAGCCTTTCTTGGAAACTCCCTGGAACCTTCTAAGATTAAAAAGATTTACCTTGAGGTCTACATTGGAGCGCATGCGCAAGATGGCACTAAACTCTGGATCTGTAAGTATAGTGCGCCATTTTCCTGCTCCATGTTTGACTACTCCAGCTTTAagtgctgcttcttcttctgcagTCCATTTCTGTTTAGGAGCACCCATTGAACTGGATTTTTATGATAGTTTGCCTCTATAATCCAAAGGATGCTTGGAAATTCTGTGTTTCTCTCTTCTACAAGTCCATCTTTGAACAAGATAAAATCTGACCACAATCAACACAACGTATCAGCATACACATGATGAACTAATGAAtcaattaaacaaataaaacaatttGCATAAATCCCAAACATCgatccaaaattcaaaaatcccTTCGATTAAATGTAGTCATCACCCAATATTAAACAAAAGAAGAACTGCACATATTGCAGTAACCTTTCATATTACAAGTTTAACATTGTAACAAGCACCTGGACCCGGACAGCTAAGTAACCGAATGAAAGACTTCGCCTAATTAGTAAAGCTTATGTGAACTTGAATAGTAGTAAGTCTAAACTTGTAAACTCACAAGAGATTGCTCTTTACAATCAAAAGTTTGATTCAGGAACCTAAACTAGTAAACTCGGCTGCCCTTTTTATTGTTCCAATGCCTATGTAGTAAGACCTCATGAAACAAAACAGGTATTCAAAACATGAAAAAGAGATAAACAACCAAGCACAGCCCTATTGAAGTATCAATTAATTCCAAACAGAATTTTATGTGTAAATTAGAATCCATAAAACACAGCCTGCAGTGGTCTGAGGATCATGCATTATGTGGAATCACAAACCCTGAGTGTGCTATTTTCTCAGCTTCAAATTTATTGACTTGATTAAATTCAAATTGAGCTAACAAAATTGCAATGACATCATTGCATACATTTAACAGAGTAAGAATTTCAAGCAATAAGCATATCAACATGGACTAGAATAACATGCATTCAAATATGAAGAGAAACAGCAGATTACACTTCTGATGAATGCCAAAAGTTCAAAGCAACAAAGAAGAATCATGTACCGAATCGAAGGAATGAGTGGGCGATGGTGGGAATTGCCAAAAAGTTGAAGTATTTACATGGCGAGAAGTCGAATCAATCCGAATGGTTTTCTGAAGAATCGGAGAAGAATGAGGTATAAATATTATGTGTTCTGTTCCAATTTCCAACCGTGTAGATAAACTTTAAGGTAATATTTGTTTCGAGGTATTCGGAGTTTTGGACTGAGAGCGGAACACTGTCAATTATATTTGTTCGTTTAAAAtctattattaaaattttagtttttttttttttttttcaaaattttagtatttcagTTCTTTTTACAAAATAGaaatcttaaaagaaaaatgtgtCCCTTGTTTCGTTTCGTCTGCCtttccaaattaaaaaaaaaaaaagaaaaattcattaattttggtaaaaaaaaaatgtcCCTTCTCTAAAAATGCTTTACTAAATCAGAACAAAAGTCACACGCCAAACAAATAAAAACTATAATATAGGTGTGTTTGAATGTCATtctttaaaaagattttttttaatgatatttttttaaaaatttttttataaaaataaaagtgattttaagtTTAGATAtcttatgtaaaaaaaattttatctattaattatgGATTTGTTTGGGTgctatttttgaataaaatctttttttaaatgacattttttttaaaagatcttttataaaattaaatgtaatttatatttagatatcttatgtaaaaagatctttttatctattaattatgtttggataacataagataaaagtattttttgcttatttattatgtgaaaaacatctctttttaaggaaaaaaaaaagattttttaaaaagagataTAAATTGTAACTTCtcaaaaaaagatgtttttttttatctttctattacttttacttttatttttatttttttttgttttaaattgaaaaaataaaaatataaaatgaaaaaagaaagtaggacttcatttttttattataaaattctaaaatcaGAGAATctattatatctattatatattattaattttataatcaaaatatatcatatgttattcttttattgtaattgaaatcaaatatttctttttaaaattaataagtTCTTTcatcctctctctctttttagCTCTCTCATTCTTTCACTCACTTTACTTCTCTTTGTTGGTCGAAAAATATTTCGATTGGAATGACTGAGATCGAAATGTTTAAAAGTGCACGTGCAGGTATAAGTTGAGAGTTACTCGACACAAGCTCGATTTCGGACACGTTATTAAATCGAGTGGGTTTAGTCGAATGGATATTCGAAGGAGAAATTGAAAGGACGCTCACAGTAAGTGAATCGAACGGTTACATAAGTGGAGAAGTTGAGGGCTTCCACCATGTGAAGAATTAATGAGTAAATGTTTATTAAGTCTAAGAGCGAGAACGGTTACCAAGGAGTGCGCATACAAAATTACACCgtgtaattaattattagttacaGAAGTATACTATAAATACTAGAAAGTTTTAGGGAATAAAGGTTGGAACTTTACTTCAGAAAACACTCAAGCACACTCACATCCCCAGCGAGTTTCTGAGTCTGCGATCGAGTCTCTTTTCTGTAGGGTTCCATCCATATTTTTATCTTTCCGATTTACAATTTATGTAAAAACTTTACTTTTCATGTTCAATTTACCTTTCAAGTAATTTTAATTCCTTGTCAAATTTACATTTCAGCATCTTTCAATTTCCATGTCGAAAGTCCTTTGATTCGCTCGAAGGCATTTTAttgctttgtttaattttaatgcaatcTTTTTTTATTCCAGTCAATTTACTTTTCGAAaactttattttttcatttcttttattcttttacaaATCTcgatttatcttttattttgatatCCGTCTAATCGAAGACGCTTTGATGCACTTATAAAAAACTAGTACCTGCAAAAGAAGAGTAGGTTTCGCTCCCAGACCATTAGAATCGAACCACCatcgatttgctaaaaatcgACAAAACAAATTGGCACGTCCGGTGAGAGAGTTTGAAATTGAAATGTCTCAAAAAGTTTATATATCATTCGGTGTATGCGATTGAGAAGTGGGAAAATCATTCACATGGTTGATGAAGTGTCAATTGTGAATGGTGGTTCCTCTACCAATGAAGCATACCAGTAATTGTGCAACAAGCGGACGTGACTTTACGTTCGGAGGGTACAATCGGAAGTGAAAGCATAGCGGTTACCACTGTGCAAACTGGAAATATTGGACGTAACATTCGTCCACGTGGTAATTTGCCACCTCCTCCAATAACTACCGGTTGGCCTCCTTATGGCCTTCCTCTCGAGTATACTCCACCGGTGGGTAGTTTTATTCCTCCTGTTCGATTTGGGAGTGAAAATGGAGGGAATAATTCTTAAAACCCACAGCAACATTCAGAGTATTCTCGTGATTACAATGTGGGCTCTACTTCGAATGCTGCTAATTCCATGGCGGTATATCGATAGCAATTAGAGGAAAGTCATCATGACTTAGTCAATCTGTTGACTCAATAAATGACCACAATTCTAAATCCTATGATGGCTGATCACGAATCAAAATTCTAACGTCTTGCTAGACAAGTCGAACGTATTGCTCCAATCGTAGATTTTGAGGAAGGTGAAAGGCACAATGCCAGGGAAAATAATAAAGGATTCGAAAATATGtttcaaaatgaaaataatatttttaatagagaAAATCCTCATGTAGTTTTCCATGGTCAAAATGCTGATGAATTTCTAGCCAGATTACGTGCTAATCATGGTGGTGAATGTTATCAAGTCACCAAAATTGTGGAAGAAGTGCTCAATCGAGTCGGTTTAAATGTTGGTTTTATGAATCGACCTCATTTTGTGTCTGCTTTTTCTTAAGTTGTCCAAATGGCTGAAGTGTCAAGAGGggtgaaaaatccaaaaataatcaCAAAATTTGCAGGGGAAGTTGGAGAGTCAACCACTGAACAAGTCACTCGATATTTGGTTGAGATTGGGAATTTAGCCAATGAtgagaatttgaaaatgaaGTTTTTTCCTTCTTTATTAATGAAAAATGCGTTTACTTGGTTTTCGAATCTCAAGCCAAATTCGATAACGACTTGGAATCAGTTAGAAACTGCTTTTCACGCTCAATTTTATCGAGGGGAAATGAATGTGCCAGTTACTGATCTAGTTGCTTTGAAACGTGAAGATGGTGAAACCATTGACGATTATATGATACGTTTCAAGAATGCTAGAAGTAGATGCTATATTTCATTACCCGAGAGCGAAGTGGTGAAAATAGCAATTATGGGGCTAGGATTTTATATGCGTCGAAAGTTGCTTAATGTGCATATCCCTGATTTAGCCCATCTGGCTGAAAGGGTCCATCAGACCGAACtcataaaaaaagagaaggagaaataTAGGAGTGAGCAAATATCAAAGAGTAAACCTTTTACTCGAAAAGAGAAAGTTGCTTATGTGACTATGAAGTCCTCGAAGGAGGAATTCGATTTCGAAACAGAGATCGACTTGGCTGAACTTAAAAAGGGTCCTCCATATGTTTATTCTTTACTTAAAAAGTTTCCTAATAATGAAAAGTCGAATGATTCACAACTAAAACGTGGAAAGAAATACAGTTTTGATCTTTTGAAATCTGATCAGATTTTCGATGTGTTGCTTAAAGATAAACAATTAGTTCTGCCTGAGGGTAGAACCTTACTTTCGGTGAaagatttaaaagaaaaactttATTGCAAATTTCAACAAGCAACCAGTCATTCGACTAATAGTTGTGTTCATTTCAGGGACTTAATTTAGGAAGCTATAATGGAGGGACAGTTAAAGTTTGATGATGGCAAGAAGGAAATGAAGGTTGATGTTGATCCCTTTGATGCTGATGCTAGCTTTGTTGAACCATGTTTCGGAGTGAATATGGTTGGTATGTCTTATGATTTCGATACGGCTTTGGATGATTTTGAGTCACAAGTTCGAGCTGTGTATCCTCGAGCAGGAgatgtggtggacgaaattgtgatcacatcaatgtagtattctttgttgttgtatggaatcattattatggcacttatgtgtggacacaactccgttcaactaactagcaagtgtactgggtcgtccaagtaataccttacgtgagtaagggtcgatcccacagagattgttggtatgaagcaagctatggtcaccttgtaaatctcagttaagTGGATTCATAAGgtcaaatgtaattggattagatatttaaaagataaataaaataaaaagggatagaaatacttatgtaaattaatagtggggatttcagataggagtatggagatgctgtgctcctcttgaatctctactttcttattacattcatccaatccttcttactcctttccatggcaagctgtatgtagggcatcaccatcatcaatggctacttttaatcctctcgggaaaatggtcctatgcgctgtcactgcacggctaatcgtctggaggcatcacccttgttgatagctacatcccatcctctcagtgaaaatggtccaaatgctctgtcacagcacggctaatcatctgtcggttctcaatcaggttggagtagaatcccttgattcttttgcgtttgtaatcacgcccagccttcaggagtttgaagctcgtcacagtcattcaataccggaatcctactcggaataccacagacaaggttagactttccgtatccctatgaatgccgccatctatctagcttataccacgaagattctgttggggaatctaagagatatgcgcccggcctaaggtagaacggaagtggttgtcagtcacgcacgttcataggtgagaatgatgatgagtgtcacggatcatcacattcatcaaagtgttgtgcaacgtatatcttggaataagaataaaagagaattgaatagaaagtaatagtaattgtattgaaacttgaggtacagcagagctccacacccttaatctatggtgtgcagaaactccaccgttgaaaatacataagtgaaaggttcaggcatggccgaatggccagcccccatggtctaaggactaggcgtccagagatgtctaatacactagtaaaaagtcctatttataataaactagctagtagggtttacatgagtaagtaattgatgcataaatccacttccggggcccacttggtgtatgtttgggctgagcttgatctatccacgacctgaggcttttcttggagttgaactccaagttataacgtgttttgggcgttcaactccggatcatgacgtgtttctggcgtttaactacagacagcag
Above is a genomic segment from Arachis stenosperma cultivar V10309 chromosome 1, arast.V10309.gnm1.PFL2, whole genome shotgun sequence containing:
- the LOC130936569 gene encoding telomere repeat-binding factor 2-like, whose amino-acid sequence is MGAPKQKWTAEEEAALKAGVVKHGAGKWRTILTDPEFSAILRMRSNVDLKDKWRNINVTAIWGSRQKAKLALKKNLLLPAPKIDNNHMALSTAVRHDENVLETKPLAICGLSLPSHNSKQQLSRLDDHILEAIISLKEPRGSDRNAIASYIEENYQSPTNLGKLLRTRLKHMVDIGKIIKVQQRYKISPSSTGSEKRRYSSSTLLQEGRPRDSPEAEKSHDVNILSKSQVDADISKAKSMTAQEAAVAAAKAVAEAEAAIAEAELAAREAEAAEAEAEAAHVFAKAAMKALKCKTSLIW